Proteins encoded together in one Campylobacter peloridis LMG 23910 window:
- a CDS encoding nucleotidyltransferase, translating to MNLSIKENIDLLFIYKDIKAYNIKPLIKAFISALSDINLNINYQVCEINGLYNIAKNELKQNIIQHRYICGSKILFKQIKEKIIQVQEEFKEEFVLKIIKDFNPFLQPLLKQEFDINKNFGGLDEQLEIENLNILLKDTPKNYMLYFINEKELSEFKLASDFLFSLKCAMNLLEGKNTNLFLVQNSQELANLMQKKEKKNLDLRSILTQKALQSMQICGIYTHFLARCIQEKHYKEQINCLEQNDLFIYSKKEENLSEILKDILLLEDKNYHFDINLVFALKRAKNNGEILDFFKAILERKYSYSILKLLNDANILKDFCKPLTQSRFLLEEEGIYSAIDRALLCLKYFEEKEHDFDTKTLLILKLTILLSAINEENEISLANIYRAYMIKFNIHNDDLDFGLRLLKNFNAFKDIIEKEDIYNSTIVLNFISKLNDIKTLKVLHQLSFCNAKALGIENHFYYKSLERLYQNAYEGFEDENLIDESQRRVKKEQTLKRSKAFLNLDEQSQNNILHIKSNLFFIKNSFENIIKIAQIAQNENFAFWLDNQENFTLELIMNRKNNLENILNTLSSLNLVFMSFFELFDEKIYLKFEYSDIVSNTQKESLENLLNSKLHTKVQKQLKKPSIKKDELKLDMNYSKSYAKITLNTKDQKGLMAYVMDVLAKYDIALSAAKIQTIKERTRNVLILHKNESLQDYKDQILKSLISE from the coding sequence ATGAATTTAAGTATAAAAGAAAATATTGATTTGTTATTTATATATAAAGATATAAAAGCTTATAATATCAAACCATTAATAAAGGCTTTTATAAGTGCTTTAAGTGATATTAATCTTAACATTAATTACCAAGTTTGTGAAATTAATGGGCTTTATAATATAGCTAAAAACGAGCTAAAACAAAATATCATACAACATAGATATATTTGTGGTTCTAAAATTTTATTCAAACAAATAAAAGAAAAAATTATCCAAGTTCAAGAAGAATTTAAAGAAGAATTTGTTTTAAAAATAATAAAAGATTTCAATCCATTTTTACAACCTTTACTAAAACAAGAATTTGATATTAATAAAAATTTTGGCGGTTTAGATGAACAACTAGAAATAGAAAATTTAAATATTTTGCTTAAAGATACTCCTAAAAATTACATGCTTTATTTTATCAACGAGAAAGAATTAAGCGAATTTAAATTAGCGAGCGATTTTTTATTTTCACTTAAATGCGCAATGAATCTTTTAGAGGGTAAAAATACTAATTTATTTTTAGTGCAAAATTCTCAAGAGCTTGCTAACTTAATGCAAAAAAAAGAGAAAAAAAATTTAGACTTAAGATCCATTTTAACTCAAAAAGCTTTACAATCTATGCAAATTTGTGGAATTTATACTCACTTTTTAGCAAGATGTATTCAAGAAAAACATTATAAAGAGCAAATAAATTGTTTAGAACAAAATGATTTATTTATTTATTCAAAAAAAGAAGAAAATTTAAGTGAAATTTTAAAAGATATTTTGTTGTTAGAAGATAAAAACTATCATTTTGATATTAATTTGGTTTTTGCGTTAAAAAGAGCTAAAAATAATGGGGAAATTTTGGATTTTTTTAAAGCTATTTTAGAAAGAAAATATTCTTATAGCATTTTAAAACTTTTAAATGATGCAAATATTTTAAAAGATTTTTGCAAACCTTTAACTCAAAGTAGATTTTTACTCGAAGAAGAAGGAATATATAGTGCCATAGATAGAGCTTTACTTTGTTTGAAATATTTTGAAGAAAAAGAACATGATTTTGATACTAAAACTTTATTAATTTTAAAACTTACTATATTATTAAGTGCAATAAACGAAGAAAATGAAATTTCCCTAGCTAATATTTACAGAGCTTATATGATAAAATTTAATATTCATAATGATGATTTAGATTTTGGATTAAGATTGTTAAAAAATTTCAATGCTTTTAAAGATATCATTGAAAAAGAAGATATTTATAATTCTACCATTGTTTTAAATTTTATTTCAAAACTAAACGATATTAAAACTTTAAAAGTGCTACATCAATTATCTTTTTGTAATGCTAAAGCTTTAGGTATAGAAAATCATTTTTACTATAAAAGTTTAGAAAGATTATATCAAAATGCCTATGAAGGTTTTGAAGATGAAAATTTAATCGATGAAAGCCAAAGAAGAGTAAAAAAAGAACAAACTTTAAAAAGAAGTAAAGCTTTTTTAAATCTTGATGAGCAAAGTCAAAACAATATTTTGCATATTAAATCAAATTTATTTTTTATCAAAAATAGTTTTGAAAATATTATTAAAATTGCACAAATTGCACAAAATGAGAATTTTGCATTTTGGCTTGATAATCAAGAAAATTTTACTTTAGAACTCATTATGAATAGAAAAAACAATCTTGAAAACATACTTAACACTTTAAGTTCTTTAAATTTAGTTTTTATGAGCTTTTTTGAGTTATTTGATGAAAAAATATATCTTAAATTTGAGTATTCTGACATAGTTAGCAACACACAAAAGGAAAGTTTGGAAAATTTATTGAATTCAAAACTCCATACAAAAGTACAAAAACAACTTAAAAAACCAAGCATTAAAAAAGATGAATTAAAATTAGATATGAATTATTCCAAAAGCTATGCCAAAATAACCTTAAACACAAAAGATCAAAAAGGTTTAATGGCATATGTGATGGATGTGCTTGCAAAATACGACATTGCACTAAGCGCAGCAAAAATTCAAACCATAAAAGAAAGAACGCGAAATGTTTTAATTTTGCACAAAAACGAAAGTTTGCAAGATTATAAAGATCAAATTCTTAAATCATTAATAAGCGAGTAA
- the mqnE gene encoding aminofutalosine synthase MqnE: MNMIIEKLEKQERLNEEEANKLWDLDLFTLAKYAQKIRTQLHGKKVYFNINRHINPTNICADTCKFCAFSAHRKNPNPYTMSHEEIMKIVDETVLRDTKEIHIVSAHNKNTSWQWYLEIFKMIKEKYPFLHIKALTAAEVDFLSRAFNMSYEEVIEKMLEYGVDSMPGGGAEIFDEEIRKKICHGKVSSENWLKIHKLWHDKGRQSNATMLFGHIESRENRINHMIRLRNLQDQTGGFNAFIPLLWQQDNSFITGKKPLGSVEILKTIAIARIVLDNVKNIKAYWATMGINLAMVAQEFGANDLDGTIEKESIQSAGGAKSANGLSLKTFIEMIQSSGYIAIERDSLYNELKTY, encoded by the coding sequence ATGAATATGATTATAGAAAAATTAGAAAAACAAGAAAGATTAAACGAAGAAGAGGCTAATAAACTTTGGGATTTAGATCTTTTTACGCTAGCAAAATACGCTCAAAAAATCCGCACACAATTACATGGAAAAAAAGTTTATTTTAATATAAATCGCCATATTAACCCTACAAATATATGTGCTGATACTTGCAAATTTTGTGCTTTTTCAGCGCACAGAAAAAACCCTAATCCTTACACTATGTCGCATGAAGAGATTATGAAAATAGTTGATGAAACGGTTTTAAGAGATACAAAAGAAATTCATATTGTTTCAGCACACAATAAAAACACATCATGGCAATGGTATTTAGAAATTTTTAAAATGATTAAAGAGAAATATCCATTTTTACACATCAAAGCTTTAACTGCTGCTGAGGTTGATTTTTTAAGCAGGGCTTTTAATATGAGCTATGAAGAAGTGATAGAAAAAATGCTTGAATATGGTGTTGATTCTATGCCAGGTGGTGGGGCCGAAATTTTTGATGAGGAAATTAGAAAAAAGATTTGCCATGGTAAAGTAAGTAGTGAAAATTGGTTAAAAATTCACAAACTTTGGCATGATAAAGGCAGACAAAGTAACGCTACAATGCTTTTTGGGCATATAGAAAGTAGAGAAAATAGAATCAACCACATGATAAGATTAAGAAATCTTCAAGATCAAACAGGTGGTTTTAATGCTTTTATTCCTTTGCTTTGGCAACAAGATAATAGCTTTATTACGGGTAAAAAACCTCTAGGTTCGGTTGAAATTTTAAAAACCATAGCTATAGCAAGAATAGTTCTTGATAATGTTAAAAATATCAAAGCTTATTGGGCAACTATGGGTATAAATTTAGCTATGGTAGCTCAAGAATTTGGCGCAAATGATTTAGATGGAACTATAGAAAAAGAAAGCATACAAAGTGCAGGCGGTGCAAAAAGTGCTAATGGCTTGAGCTTAAAAACTTTTATAGAAATGATACAAAGTTCAGGTTATATAGCTATAGAGCGAGATAGCTTGTATAATGAATTAAAAACATATTAA